DNA from Mycobacterium sp. SMC-8:
CGTCGTCTCCACATCCGATGAGACACCGGTGCCGCGGGTGCGGAAGATCGAGTCCATCTCGTCGAAGAACACGATCACCGGCGTGCCCTCGGAGGCCTTCTCGCGGGCCCGCTGGAAAATCAGCCGGATGTGACGTTCGGTCTCACCGACGAACTTGTTCAGCAGCTCGGGGCCCTTGATGTTGAGGAAGTAGCTCTTGGCCTCGCGGGCGTCGTCGCCGCGGACTTCGGCCATCTTCTTGGCCAGCGAGTTCGCGACCGCCTTGGCGATCAGCGTCTTGCCACAGCCGGGCGGACCATAGAGCAGCACCCCCTTGGGTGGTCGCAACGAGTACTCCCGGTACAGCTCCTTGTGCAGGAACGGCAGCTCGACGGCGTCGCGGATCTGCTCGATCTGGCGGCCCAGTCCGCCGATGTCGTTGTAGCTGACGTCCGGGACCTCCTCCAGGACGAGATCTTCGACCTCGGCCTTGGGGATCCGCTCGAAGGCATACCCGGCCTTGGTGTCGACGAGCAGCGAGTCACCCGGGCGCAGCTTGCGCGGCCGGTCGTCGCCCAGGTCGTCGTCGTACCCGTCGGGCAGGTCCTCCGCGGCGACCAGCGGCTCGGCCAGCCACACGATGCGCTCTTCGTCGGCGTGGCCGACGACGAGGGCGCGATGACCGTCGGCGAGGATCTCGCGCAGGGTGCTGATCTCCCCCACGGCCTCGAAGTGCCCGGCCTCGACGACCGTCAGAGCCTCGTTCAGCCGGACGGTCTGGCCCTGCTTGAGCTCCTTGGTGTCGATGTTCGGCGAGCACGTCAGCCGCATCTTGCGGCCGGAGGTGAACACGTCGACGGTGTCGTCGTCCTGAACGGAGAGCAGCACACCGTAGCCGCTGGGCGGCTGTCCGAGGCGGTCCACCTCTTCGCGCAGGGCCAACAGCTGCTGGCGCGCTTCCTTGAGCGTGTCCATCAATTTCGCGTTGCGGGCGGCGAGCGAGTCGAGGCGGGCCTCCAGCTGATGCACGTCACGCGCGCTGCGCGCGCTCCCGGACACGCCCGCCGCGCTCTCGAGCTGTTCACGCAGGATCGCCGCCTCGCGGCGCAGTTGTTCGAGTTCTGCCGCATCTTCGCGAGACAAACGGCTGTCGGGGGATGTCCCAAAGACTTCAGAGGCCTCAGAACGCTCGGACTCACTCATGTTGCGCTCCCTTCCCACACCGGAAGTTGGTGCAGTAACAACTTCAAAGCTACCGGCGATTCAGACATTGTGTGCGGTGTAGGAATTCGACACACCAGCACCACTGTTAGCCTTTCTTGATCAGTCGGCCGAACGGAAGGACAGCCGTGACCCTGAAAACCCTCGTCACCAGCGTGACCGCTGGAGCAGCAGCCGCCGCGACCCTCGGTGCTGCCGCTGTGGGTGTGACCTCGATTGCTGCCGGAGCGGGAATGGCCGCGGCGTCACCCGGCGTGCTGAACGCCCCGATGCCCGCCGCACCGGCACCCGAGCTGCAGGGCGCCCTGGTGTCGACGCTGAGTGCACTGTCCGGGCCGGGTTCCTTCACCGGCGCCAAGGCCAGCTACGTCCA
Protein-coding regions in this window:
- the arc gene encoding proteasome ATPase, encoding MSESERSEASEVFGTSPDSRLSREDAAELEQLRREAAILREQLESAAGVSGSARSARDVHQLEARLDSLAARNAKLMDTLKEARQQLLALREEVDRLGQPPSGYGVLLSVQDDDTVDVFTSGRKMRLTCSPNIDTKELKQGQTVRLNEALTVVEAGHFEAVGEISTLREILADGHRALVVGHADEERIVWLAEPLVAAEDLPDGYDDDLGDDRPRKLRPGDSLLVDTKAGYAFERIPKAEVEDLVLEEVPDVSYNDIGGLGRQIEQIRDAVELPFLHKELYREYSLRPPKGVLLYGPPGCGKTLIAKAVANSLAKKMAEVRGDDAREAKSYFLNIKGPELLNKFVGETERHIRLIFQRAREKASEGTPVIVFFDEMDSIFRTRGTGVSSDVETTVVPQLLSEIDGVEGLENVIVIGASNREDMIDPAILRPGRLDVKIKIERPDAESAQDIFSKYLTEELPVHADDLAEFGGDRAACIKGMIEKVVERMYAEIDDNRFLEVTYANGDKEVMYFKDFNSGAMIQNVVDRAKKYAIKSVLETGQRGLRIQHLLDSIVDEFAENEDLPNTTNPDDWARISGKKGERIVYIRTLVTGKSSSASRAIDTESNLGQYL